The Pelagicoccus enzymogenes DNA segment CCTTCATGGAAATCGTGCGTGATCGCGAAGCCTTCTCCCAAGAGTTCCGCTACGACTCGCGTGCTGGCGGAGCCTTGGATCGCTGGACGCTTGGAGCTTATTTCGGCGTGCTCGACGAGAGCAGCGACATCGACTATCGCGACATGTGGAGCAGCCCCGAATGGCCCGTGTTGGCAGACTCCAGCTACGAGAGCGAAAATTACGCGCTCTTCGGCCAAGTCGAGAAGTCGCTCTCCGAATCCTCCCGTCTCGTTCTGGGGCTACGCAGCGAGTACTACTCGATTGAGGCCGCTTCCGAAGGCCTCTACTACGGCTCGCCTTTGCCCAGCGGTCGCGGCAAGGAATCCGGAACCGTGTTTGGCGGAAACCTGACCTTTGAGAACGACATCGCCGAAAACCACCTGTTCTTCGCGACATTGGCTCGTGGATACAAAGCTGGTGGCGCCAATATCGCGGCCTTCCTCGAAGAAGGCGATCCCTTGACCTATGGCGACGAAACCCTGTGGAACTACGAGCTCGGTCTCCGCAGCAATTGGTTTGATGGGAAGATGACCTCCTCCGTAACCGCTTTCTACCTTGATCGCAGTGATGCCCAGCTGCGCGACTCTGCGGGCGCTGGCGGATTCTTCCGTTACTTCACTTCCAACCAGGGCGACGCAGAGCACTTCGGTCTAGAAGCGGAAACCCGCTGGTACGTATCCGAAAACTGGACGCTTAACGCCGGTATTGGATTGCTTGATACGGAGCTTGCTTCCACTGGACGCGAACTGTCTAACGCGCCAAGCTTCACCTACAATGCTGGTCTCAGCTACAGCGGCAACAACGGCGTATTCGGCAATCTGCGTCTCAGCGGCCGCGACGAGTACTACGAGTCGAACAGCTCCAGCAACGACGAGCGACGTGACGCCTACACCGTAGTGAACGCCACGATCGGCTACGAGTTTGAGGAGTGGACTTTCTCGCTCTGGGCCAAAAACCTCTTCGACGAAGCGTACGCGAAGCGGCTTTTCTATTTCGGCAACGCCCAGCCAGACTGGACGCCGACCCGTTACGAGAATCCAGCTGACCCGCGCCAGATCGGGGTGACAGCGAGGTACGCGTTTTAGTCGCAATTGCGTTCGTATCGATATCAATTAACGGGTCCTCGCGCTGAGGGCCCGTTTTTTTGTGGTGATGATCCTCAAGATAGGCTCTTGCAGTGCGGACCGGGCGGTGCCGAGCGTAGCGACACATTCACCAGTTCCTCCAGAAGGAGGGACAACCTCCGTGTCGTCCGTGCTGCAGGAGCGATTCCGCTGCATTTGCGGATGGACCTATTTTTGTAGGGCGTCGTCCTCTGTATGGGGCGGAGTGGCTACCAAAACGGTTGCGGTTTCCGGTGTTTTCGGGTGGCTTGGTCCAGTTCTTGTAGACGACGGAATCGGCACTCATGAAAACTTATCTCAACAACCTTTTCGAGAGGGTTAGCCAAAGCCTCTGGCTGATGCCCGCTATGTCGATCACCTTGGCGATGGTGTCGGCCTATGGGATGCTTTATTGGGAGGGACTGGGCTTGGGGACTTGGGAAGATGTTCCCCTCGTTTACAGAAGCGGTCGTGAGACGTCGTTGGCGATTGTGGGCGCGATTGTTGGGTCGTTGGTAACGGTCGCAGGCGTT contains these protein-coding regions:
- a CDS encoding TonB-dependent receptor; its protein translation is MSQRRNKIMLAAAAAGLGASASWAQSTESMAVVELPELYVTGSLWQSELLDTTASVTVLDSDRFAADGSQHFENLIDAIPNLTWTGGTSRPRYLQIRGIGENSQFEGETPDSSVRFVIDDLDFTGVGTVGSLFDMQQVEVLRGPQAGSFGLNAAGGVIKLVSADPTPTRSGLIETSIGEDSLISGGIAFGGPLGGERLMYRLSVHQLSQDGWRENQTLDRDDTNERDELTSRLKLRWLATDDWTWDGTLFYADVNNGYDEWSLDNSGFQTYSDEPGRDEQESFAASLRGTWQQSEDSTFTTITSLSQSDSLYSYDSDWTTLNSEDPRSYDAFMEIVRDREAFSQEFRYDSRAGGALDRWTLGAYFGVLDESSDIDYRDMWSSPEWPVLADSSYESENYALFGQVEKSLSESSRLVLGLRSEYYSIEAASEGLYYGSPLPSGRGKESGTVFGGNLTFENDIAENHLFFATLARGYKAGGANIAAFLEEGDPLTYGDETLWNYELGLRSNWFDGKMTSSVTAFYLDRSDAQLRDSAGAGGFFRYFTSNQGDAEHFGLEAETRWYVSENWTLNAGIGLLDTELASTGRELSNAPSFTYNAGLSYSGNNGVFGNLRLSGRDEYYESNSSSNDERRDAYTVVNATIGYEFEEWTFSLWAKNLFDEAYAKRLFYFGNAQPDWTPTRYENPADPRQIGVTARYAF